A single window of Hylaeus volcanicus isolate JK05 chromosome 8, UHH_iyHylVolc1.0_haploid, whole genome shotgun sequence DNA harbors:
- the LOC128881584 gene encoding acyl carrier protein, mitochondrial isoform X1 produces the protein MASLVGVRLLMRNTGTLKNSISRFCLRGVVTQLQLNERSFHCERQSAIAFLTQGIKDTRVKQVRHYSHKPPQTLDFIRQRVLLVLNLYDKIDPKKLKLESHFMTDLGLDSLDHVEVIMAIEDEFGFEIPDMDAERLLRPADIVRYVADKEDIYE, from the exons ATGGCGTCTCTCGTGGGTGTCCGACTTTTGATGAGGAATACCGGTACCCTTAAAAATTCGATCAGTCGATTTTGTTTGCGAGGTGTTGTTACACAACTTCAATTAAATGAGAGATCGTTTCACTGTGAAAGACAAAGTGCTATTGCATTTCTAACACAG GGAATAAAGGACACTCGAGTCAAGCAGGTGCGCCACTACAGCCATAAGCCACCACAAACCCTTGACTTTATTCGCCAGCGAGTACTTTTAGTACTCAATCTCTATGATAAAATTGATCCTAAGAAG TTGAAACTGGAGTCTCATTTCATGACTGATTTGGGCTTGGATTCCTTGGATCATGTAGAAGTTATAATGGCAATAGAAGACGAATTCGGTTTTGAAATACCAGATATGGATGCAGAGAGACTGTTACGACCTGCAGACATAGTGCGTTACGTCGCGGACAAAGaagatatttatgaataa
- the LOC128881584 gene encoding acyl carrier protein, mitochondrial isoform X2: MASLVGVRLLMRNTGTLKNSISRFCLRGVVTQLQLNERSFHCERQSAIAFLTQVNSANIRAYSTDDKAKMVEERVLKVIAAYDKISADKLKLESHFMTDLGLDSLDHVEVIMAIEDEFGFEIPDMDAERLLRPADIVRYVADKEDIYE; encoded by the exons ATGGCGTCTCTCGTGGGTGTCCGACTTTTGATGAGGAATACCGGTACCCTTAAAAATTCGATCAGTCGATTTTGTTTGCGAGGTGTTGTTACACAACTTCAATTAAATGAGAGATCGTTTCACTGTGAAAGACAAAGTGCTATTGCATTTCTAACACAG GTAAACAGTGCAAATATTCGTGCATATTCTACAGATGATAAAGCTAAGATGGTCGAAGAACGTGTATTAAAAGTGATTGCAGCCTATGATAAAATATCTGCTGACAAG TTGAAACTGGAGTCTCATTTCATGACTGATTTGGGCTTGGATTCCTTGGATCATGTAGAAGTTATAATGGCAATAGAAGACGAATTCGGTTTTGAAATACCAGATATGGATGCAGAGAGACTGTTACGACCTGCAGACATAGTGCGTTACGTCGCGGACAAAGaagatatttatgaataa
- the LOC128881578 gene encoding zinc finger protein 714-like — protein sequence MEAHENEQYVTFPLSGVHDGVQDNMVSHEEICEPVDECILQDGLTEVSVADVNSGITEAQVAVEILAEHSDEEDENRVVYPIYIKQEEQQQYTSGDDESMAVEALRQLGGMYPCFEDKKVSCSNCANLFTQDEMAKHHTTCTSTKLSCMTCGERFERKIDLNNHMVCHQVDRPHACRTCGNLFRSKNNLRCHMVEVHQVERPHKCTICGADFQRPSSLSNHMKIHTYVAGRAIMQSQSTQSEETFGKWSEDMTESQNNQAPSSSVQTVQTYDTVHWTVPSYNFHNEQSTVNTISSPQEKIDTLHEFTVMPNGEVTQFEYTQQNNLSNQVNQQYNLSLNSFSNTDAIVKVETLSYNNETKRNYVGIETNGTKQHTCRHCGISFSRATALVSHEKIHASKNWNMPIECEYCDKQFQDGNHLATHQTTCAKKMMQNNIEQGTPNNKWGKHSCSECGKKFTTKQKMFRHQWIHRKKTHSCEVCGSQFEKQNQLDEHRLSAHPGDSPFTCTECGKSFVSRQGLWEHGRTHAGSPAHFHCDTCSKTFSSRQGYLIHHRTHTGERPYGCKFCWKAFRDGGTLRKHERIHTGERPHVCPLCSRAFNQKVVLREHVRWVHAAGKNETEVTGPPFSCPICGALNQDRDELCAHIVKHSDQMIAEAKAKTNNNASKPKSVKKKSKASLTTNLPEKQGSGNRLISKAEQNEALLSITETIKSEDLNDEQNSTFLVVTTEKRNENYIAISELKSENVQLIVNEKQEENMHISQTNHSHGGTSEQEGSSLHPTTSHSEVTTMHLIQTSKQNNTLHLISKQNESLPVLTLPNPQDHENFSSQIAQINNSDIPMNMVTHHSTRHDQNIKDEVGQDTLIQEGASQTAVIQVVQYHQHESDDGEELVCGICGECFDDKTVLMEHVKIHI from the coding sequence ATGGAAGCCCATGAAAACGAACAGTATGTTACGTTTCCTCTTTCTGGGGTACACGACGGTGTACAAGATAATATGGTATCTCACGAGGAGATATGCGAACCTGTCGATGAGTGCATCCTTCAAGATGGTCTTACAGAAGTATCTGTCGCAGATGTCAATTCTGGTATAACAGAGGCACAGGTTGCAGTTGAAATTTTAGCAGAACATTCCGATGAGGAAGATGAGAACCGTGTAGTATACCctatatatattaaacaagAGGAACAGCAACAATACACGTCTGGGGACGACGAATCCATGGCTGTGGAAGCTCTCAGACAACTGGGTGGGATGTATCCTTGTTTTGAAGATAAAAAAGTATCTTGTTCTAATTGCGCAAACCTTTTCACGCAAGATGAGATGGCCAAACATCATACTACGTGCACCTCTACTAAATTATCTTGCATGACTTGTGGGGAaagatttgaaagaaaaatagaccTCAACAATCATATGGTTTGTCATCAAGTGGATAGGCCGCATGCTTGTAGAACTTGcggtaatttatttcgttcaaaAAACAACTTAAGATGTCATATGGTAGAAGTACATCAAGTAGAAAGACCTCACAAGTGCACAATATGCGGAGCAGATTTTCAGAGGCCTTCTAGTTTGTCTAACCATATGAAAATTCACACATACGTCGCTGGACGTGCTATCATGCAATCTCAAAGTACTCAGTCTGAGGAAACATTTGGAAAGTGGTCGGAAGATATGACCGAATCCCAGAACAATCAAGCACCATCTTCATCTGTACAAACAGTTCAAACTTACGATACAGTTCACTGGACGGTTCCCTCTTATAATTTTCACAATGAACAGTCAACAGTAAATACAATATCCAGTCCTCAGGAAAAAATAGACACTCTACATGAATTTACTGTAATGCCAAATGGAGAAGTAACACAGTTCGAATACACTCAGCAAAATAATCTAAGTAACCAAGTCAATCAACAATACAATCTCTCATTGAACTCTTTTAGTAATACAGATGCAATAGTTAAAGTTGAAACATTAtcatataataatgaaactaaGAGGAATTATGTAGGAATTGAAACAAATGGTACAAAGCAACATACTTGTAGACACTGCGGAATTAGCTTTTCTCGTGCAACAGCACTGGTGTCccatgaaaaaattcatgcatcTAAAAATTGGAATATGCCAATAGAATGCGAATACTGTGATAAACAGTTTCAAGATGGCAATCATTTAGCTACTCATCAAACAACTTGCGCGAAAAAAATGatgcaaaataatatagaacAAGGTACACCTAACAATAAGTGGGGTAAACATTCGTGTTCCGAATGCggtaaaaaatttacaactaaacaaaaaatgttcagGCACCAATGGATTCATAGGAAAAAAACCCATTCCTGTGAAGTATGTGGATCTCAGTTTGAAAAACAGAATCAATTGGACGAGCACAGATTATCAGCCCATCCTGGTGATTCGCCATTTACTTGTACAGAGTGTGGTAAAAGTTTCGTATCTCGTCAGGGTCTTTGGGAACACGGGAGAACGCATGCTGGAAGTCCTGCTCATTTTCATTGCGACACATGCTCCAAAACGTTTTCATCTAGACAAGGATATTTAATACATCACCGAACTCATACCGGAGAGAGACCATACGGCtgtaaattttgttggaaAGCATTCAGAGATGGCGGAACATTAAGGAAACACGAACGTATTCACACAGGAGAAAGACCACACGTTTGTCCTCTGTGTTCAAGAGCATTCAATCAAAAAGTTGTTCTGAGAGAACACGTACGATGGGTTCACGCGGCAGGGAAAAACGAAACTGAAGTAACCGGACCTCCGTTCTCTTGTCCTATATGCGGTGCTCTAAATCAAGATCGCGACGAATTATGCGCACATATCGTTAAACACTCTGACCAAATGATAGCAGAAGCAAAAGCCAAAACAAACAATAACGCGTCAAAACCCAAGTCAgttaagaaaaaatcaaaagcaTCTCTGACTACTAACTTACCAGAAAAACAAGGATCTGgaaatcgtttaatttcgaaagCTGAACAGAACGAAGCGCTTTTGTCTATTACTGAAACAATTAAATCGGAAGATTTAAATGATGAACAGAATAGTACTTTCCTTGTAGTCACCACAGAAAAacgtaatgaaaattatattgcaATATCAGAACTTAAATCTGAAAATGTACAATTGATAGTTAAtgaaaaacaagaagaaaatatgCATATTTCGCAAACTAATCATAGTCATGGAGGCACTTCTGAACAGGAAGGAAGCAGTCTGCATCCGACGACCAGTCATAGCGAAGTAACTACAATGCATTTAATACAaacttcgaaacaaaataacactttacatttaatatcaAAGCAGAACGAATCATTGCCTGTTCTAACACTACCAAATCCTCAGGACCACGAAAACTTTTCCAGTCAAATcgcacaaataaataatagcgaTATACCTATGAATATGGTAACTCATCATTCAACTAGACATgatcaaaatataaaagacgAGGTTGGACAAGACACGTTAATACAAGAGGGAGCATCTCAGACAGCTGTAATACAAGTCGTACAGTACCATCAACACGAAAGCGACGACGGGGAGGAATTAGTTTGTGGTATTTGTGGAGAATGTTTTGACGACAAAACAGTGTTGATGGAACatgttaaaattcatatataa
- the LOC128881584 gene encoding uncharacterized protein LOC128881584 isoform X3 — protein sequence MASLVGVRLLMRNTGTLKNSISRFCLRGVVTQLQLNERSFHCERQSAIAFLTQVNSANIRAYSTDDKAKMVEERVLKVIAAYDKISADKDTRVKQVRHYSHKPPQTLDFIRQRVLLVLNLYDKIDPKKLKLESHFMTDLGLDSLDHVEVIMAIEDEFGFEIPDMDAERLLRPADIVRYVADKEDIYE from the exons ATGGCGTCTCTCGTGGGTGTCCGACTTTTGATGAGGAATACCGGTACCCTTAAAAATTCGATCAGTCGATTTTGTTTGCGAGGTGTTGTTACACAACTTCAATTAAATGAGAGATCGTTTCACTGTGAAAGACAAAGTGCTATTGCATTTCTAACACAG GTAAACAGTGCAAATATTCGTGCATATTCTACAGATGATAAAGCTAAGATGGTCGAAGAACGTGTATTAAAAGTGATTGCAGCCTATGATAAAATATCTGCTGACAAG GACACTCGAGTCAAGCAGGTGCGCCACTACAGCCATAAGCCACCACAAACCCTTGACTTTATTCGCCAGCGAGTACTTTTAGTACTCAATCTCTATGATAAAATTGATCCTAAGAAG TTGAAACTGGAGTCTCATTTCATGACTGATTTGGGCTTGGATTCCTTGGATCATGTAGAAGTTATAATGGCAATAGAAGACGAATTCGGTTTTGAAATACCAGATATGGATGCAGAGAGACTGTTACGACCTGCAGACATAGTGCGTTACGTCGCGGACAAAGaagatatttatgaataa
- the LOC128881581 gene encoding MOB kinase activator-like 4: protein MKMADGPTILRRNRPGTKAKDFCRWSDEPFEEMDSTLAVQQYIQQMIRREPSNVDLILKMPDSQDEAVWKYEHLRQFCMELNGLTVRLQEECHPETCTQMTATEQWIFLCAAHKTPKECPAIDYTRHTLDGAACLLNSNKYFPSRVSIKESSVAKLGSVSRRVYRIFSHAYYHHRTIFDEFENETFLCRRFTAFVTKYSLMSKESLIVPIMEEEETTESEA from the exons ATGAAGATGGCGGACGGACCTACGATCCTCAGAAGAAATAGGCCCGGAACAAAAGCAAAG GACTTCTGCAGATGGTCCGATGAACCATTCGAAGAAATGGACAGTACGCTGGCTGTACAACAATATATCCAACAGATGATTAGAAGAGAGCCATCTAATGTTGACTTGATACTTAAAATGCCAGATTCACAAGACGAAGCTGTATGGAAATATGAACATCTCAGACAATTTTGTATGGAGCTTAATGGTTTAACAGTGAGGCTGCAAGAAGAATGTCATCCAGAAACTTGTACGCAAATGACAGCTACTGAGCAATGGATATTTTTATGTGCTGCACACAAAACACCCAAAGAGTGTCCAGCTATTGATTATACCAGACATACGCTTGATGGTGCAGCTTGCTTGCTTAACAGCAATAAGTACTTTCCCAGCAG GGTTAGTATTAAGGAATCGTCAGTTGCTAAACTTGGATCTGTTAGTCGCAGAGTTTATAGAATCTTTTCTCATGCATACTACCATCACAGAACAATATTTGATGAATTCGAGAATGAGACATTTTTATGTCGCAG GTTTACCGcgtttgtaacaaaatatagCTTGATGTCTAAGGAGAGTTTAATAGTACCGATAATGGAAGAAGAGGAAACAACAGAAAGTGAAGCCTAg
- the LOC128881579 gene encoding aromatic-L-amino-acid decarboxylase-like — protein sequence MDIQEFRVRGKEMVEYICEFMSNIHNRRVTPDVGPGYLRPLLPPEPPQQPEAWEDIMKDVESKIMPGITHWQHPRFHAYFPAGNSFPSILGDMLSDAIGCIGFSWAASPACTELETIVCEWFGKAIGLPTDFLYFNPGSKGGGVIQGSASECILVCMLAARAQAIARLKESPAHAHLDETALLGKLMAYCSRESHSCVEKDAMICFVKLRILEPDEKSVMRGETLRQAIEADTAEGYIPFFVSTTLGTTACCSFDNLKEIGPVCKKYPGVWLHVDAAYAGNAFICPELKYLMAGIEYADSFNTNTNKFLLTNFDCSCLWVRDRFKLTSALVVDPLYLQHTHADTAIDYRHWSIPLSRRFRSLKLWFVMRNYGISGLQAYIRNHIELAKRFEALVKKDSRFEVCNEVVLGLVCFRAKGSDKLNQKLLSTINDSGKLHMVPARVNQRFTIRFALAAPNATGDDVDIAWSIITDYLAELLESKDVMDELADIREKKRKATLEQRRSFFVRMVSDPAIQPGFTKTPNRTGAKLDAQATIGGIGSNPHPASRSWISWPLAYLMQAKDADTSELSLRFRHLDTMVRLKAGGTGSRRGSSNGCSPEPSPSGSPSRGRSPNGRA from the exons ATGGACATCCAAGAGTTCCGTGTGCGCGGCAAGGAGATGGTGGAGTACATTTGCGAGTTCATGAGCAATATCCACAACCGAAGGGTAACTCCAGATGTCGGTCCCGGATATTTGAGGCCCCTGCTACCTCCGGAACCACCGCAGCAGCCCGAAGCCTGGGAGGACATCATGAAGGACGTCGAGTCGAAGATCATGCCCGGA ATCACCCACTGGCAACATCCAAGGTTCCACGCGTACTTTCCCGCTGGAAATTCTTTCCCATCTATTCTTGGCGATATGCTATCGGACGCCATAGGTTGCATTGGATTTTCATGG GCGGCCAGTCCAGCCTGCACGGAGCTCGAGACGATAGTCTGCGAGTGGTTCG GCAAAGCTATCGGTCTGCCGACAGACTTCCTCTACTTTAATCCTGGGAGCAAGGGAGGCGGGGTGATACAg GGCTCAGCCTCGGAGTGCATCTTGGTTTGCATGCTGGCAGCGAGGGCGCAAGCTATCGCCAGGCTCAAGGAGTCGCCTGCTCATGCACACTTGGACGAAACTGCTCTTCTCGGGAAGCTGATGGCTTATTGCAGCCGAGAGAGTCACAGCTGCGTCGAGAAAGACGCCATGATCTGTTTCGTGAAACTGAGGATCTTGGAGCCCGACGAGAAGAGCGTAATGCGTGGCGAAACTCTGCGTCAg GCGATCGAGGCCGATACCGCCGAGGGATACATCCCATTCTTCGTGTCCACCACGCTCGGGACGACCGCTTGCTGTTCCTTCGACAACCTCAAGGAGATAGGACCAGTCTGCAAAAAATATCCAGGC GTATGGTTGCACGTGGACGCTGCGTACGCGGGCAACGCTTTCATCTGCCCGGAACTGAAGTACCTGATGGCTGGAATCGAGTACGCGGACTCTTTCAATACGAATACCAATAAATTCCTCCTGACGAACTTCGACTGTTCCTGCCTTTGGGTTCGGGACAGGTTCAAGCTGACCAGCGCGCTCGTCGTCGATCCGCTTTACCTTCAACACACCCACGCGGACACGGCCATTGATTACAG ACATTGGAGCATACCACTGAGTCGACGATTTCGCTCCCTGAAACTGTGGTTCGTCATGAGGAATTACGGGATATCCGGTTTGCAGGCGTACATTCGCAACCACATCGAGTTGGCGAAGAGATTCGAGGCGCTCGTCAAGAAAGACTCGAGATTCGAAGTTTGCAACGAAGTCGTG CTGGGATTGGTGTGTTTTCGCGCCAAAGGCTCCGATAAGCTTAATCAAAAGCTTCTGAGCACCATCAACGATTCAGGGAAGCTACACATGGTGCCAGCGAGAGTGAATCAACGCTTCACGATTCGTTTCGCGCTTGCCGCGCCGAATGCCACTGGCGATGACGTCG ACATAGCGTGGAGCATCATAACGGACTATCTGGCCGAGTTGCTGGAGTCCAAG GACGTGATGGACGAGCTGGCAGACATCCGtgagaagaagaggaaagcCACGCTGGAGCAAAGGAGGTCCTTCTTCGTTCGCATGGTGTCCGATCCCGCGATTCAGCCAGGATTTACGAAGACTCCGAACAGAACGGGAGCGAAATTGGACGCTCAGGCGACGATCGGTGGCATCGGCTCGAATCCCCATCCCGCGTC TCGTTCGTGGATATCCTGGCCACTGGCCTACTTGATGCAAGCGAAGGACGCTGATACCAGCGAACTGTCACTCAG ATTTCGTCATTTGGACACCATGGTTCGCCTGAAGGCGGGCGGGACCGGAAGTCGTCGCGGCAGCAGCAATGGCTGCAGCCCCGAGCCATCACCGTCTGGTTCTCCGTCCCGTGGAAGATCACCCAACGGCAGGGCGTAA
- the LOC128881582 gene encoding ribonuclease P protein subunit p25-like protein, with translation MGRSNLKKKKWTKNLEEEPNDSGVPIPNLPNKFLLMRVKSGTKIRNVLGHALKEFPNYGCVVWTSAGQGIGKAISCAELFKKKQEGLHQITNLRYVQSEKSKAEDKLETKTETRHVAEIHILLTKEVKDTTVPSYQAPDDRGEFVNGEEMKNKKKGRKQEAGGGNVTCIDAEEFAAMGLRTGQKRPKKEQQTGMPPRKSKKTGKQ, from the exons ATGGGCAGATCGAacttgaagaagaaaaaatggaCGAAGAACTTGGAGGAAGAGCCAAACGACTCAGGGGTACCGATACCGAATTTGCCGAACAAGTTTCTTCTGATGCGC GTGAAAAGCGGCACGAAGATTAGGAACGTTCTAGGGCACGCGCTGAAAGAGTTTCCCAATTATGGGTGCGTCGTTTGGACATCGGCGGGCCAAGGGATCGGAAAGGCCATTTCCTGCGcggaattgtttaaaaagaagCAAGAAGGACTCCATCAAATCACGAACTTACGTTACGTTCA GTCGGAGAAGTCCAAAGCGGAGGATAAACTCGAGACGAAGACGGAGACTCGTCACGTAGCAgaaatacacattttattaacgaaagaaGTAAAAGATACGACCGTACCTAG TTATCAGGCACCCGACGATCGCGGAGAATTCGTGAATggcgaagaaatgaaaaataagaagaagGGTAGGAAACAGGAGGCTGGCGGAGGCAACGTGACCTGTATCGACGCTGAGGAATTCGCAGCGATGGGATTGAGGACCGGTCAGAAAAGGCCGAAGAAAGAGCAGCAAACGGGAATGCCGCCgaggaaaagtaaaaaaacgGGGAAACAATGA
- the LOC128881583 gene encoding peptidyl-prolyl cis-trans isomerase H produces MPTWNQIQAQLRNPNNPVVFFDVSVGTTEIGRMIFELFEDVCPKTSENFRQFCTGEYRKDGVPLGFKGAIFHRVIKDFMIQGGDFVNGDGTGVISIYGGGTFPDENFTLKHDSPGLLSMANSGKDTNGCQFFITCAKCNFLDGKHVVFGRVIDGLLVMRKVENVPTGPNNKPKIPVTISQCGQM; encoded by the coding sequence ATGCCTACGTGGAACCAAATTCAAGCTCAACTTCGAAATCCAAATAACCCAGTGGTATTTTTCGACGTATCTGTGGGTACAACAGAAATTGGTCGAATGATCTTCGAGCTTTTCGAAGACGTCTGCCCGAAAACTTCTGAGAATTTTCGACAGTTCTGCACAGGGGAATACAGAAAGGACGGTGTGCCTTTGGGTTTCAAAGGTGCCATTTTTCACAGAGTTATTAAAGACTTTATGATCCAAGGTGGTGACTTTGTAAACGGCGATGGTACTGGAGTCATAAGTATCTATGGCGGTGGAACCTTTCCAGATgagaattttacattgaaacACGACTCACCTGGGTTATTATCCATGGCTAATAGCGGTAAAGACACCAATGGTTGTCAGTTTTTCATCACATGcgcaaaatgtaatttcttagATGGTAAACATGTTGTTTTTGGAAGAGTTATCGATGGACTTCTCGTTATGAGAAAAGTGGAGAATGTACCTACTGGTCCAAACAATAAACCAAAAATTCCAGTAACTATATCGCAATGTGGACAAATGTAA
- the LOC128881580 gene encoding LOW QUALITY PROTEIN: aromatic-L-amino-acid decarboxylase-like (The sequence of the model RefSeq protein was modified relative to this genomic sequence to represent the inferred CDS: deleted 1 base in 1 codon), whose protein sequence is MYEEEARIKLTGALAGATSLCSDAGHTCYAFPLKQSRATTISKQRPSHTAEEPCSVRATEPATIMNIDEFQVRGKQMIEYICEYLRTLEGKRVTANVDPGYLRPLLPKEAPAKGEPWDAIMRDVDCKIMPGITHWQHPRFHAYFPAGNSFPSILGDMLSDAIGCIGFSWAASPACTELETIVLDWYAKAIDLPPAFLAENKTSKGGGVIQGSASECILVTMLAARTQAIRTLKEQDPNTEDSAFLPRLVAYCSTEAHSCVEKAAMIGLVKLRVLEPDEKGSLRGKRLEAAIREDVANGLVPFFVSTSFGTTGSCAFDNLVEIGPVCKLYPNVWLHVDGAYAGNAFICPEMRPLMAGIEHADSFNTNPNKWLLVNFDCSCLWVRDRVKLTSALVVDPLYLQHARSGESIDYRHWGIPLSRRFRALKLWFVMRSYGITGLQKYIRNHIRLARRFETLMRKDKRFEITNDVRVGLVCFRLKESDEINQELLANINASGRLHMIPARVMGKYILRFCVIKENATDDDIDYAVDVIEEHATEVMLAHYAGTEDEFRAKGPKSPAALDKKLVRKFSFTRSVTRDVYKRSISKSSLHDGATPIMVVDDNSQVETIEEDVFCNSRS, encoded by the exons ATGTACGAAGAGGAGGCGCGC ATAAAACTGACCGGCGCTTTGGCAGGTGCTACCAGTCTCTGTTCCGACGCGGGGCATACCTGTTACGCGTTTCCTCTGAAGCAGAGTCGCGCAACAACGATTTCGAAACAGCGGCCGTCCCACACAGCGGAGGAACCGTGCTCGGTACGAGCAACCGAG CCGGCGACTATCATGAACATCGATGAGTTTCAAGTACGCGGCAAGCAGATGATAGAGTACATCTGCGAGTACCTGCGCACCCTGGAAGGGAAGAGAGTGACGGCGAACGTGGACCCCGGTTACCTGAGGCCCCTTCTGCCGAAGGAGGCGCCAGCGAAAGGGGAGCCATGGGACGCCATAATGCGGGACGTCGACTGCAAGATAATGCCCGGG ATCACCCACTGGCAGCATCCACGGTTCCACGCCTACTTTCCAGCGGGGAACTCGTTCCCTTCGATCCTCGGGGACATGCTGTCCGATGCCATCGGTTGCATAGGGTTCTCGTGGGCGGCCAGCCCCGCTTGCACGGAACTGGAAACGATCGTTCTCGACTGGTACGCGAAGGCGATAGACCTTCCACCGGCGTTCCTGGCCGAGAACAAGACGTCGAAAGGCGGCGGGGTGATCCAAGGTTCCGCTTCCGAGTGTATCCTGGTGACCATGCTGGCGGCGCGCACCCAAGCGATCAGGACCCTCAAGGAGCAGGATCCAAACACCGAGGACTCTGCCTTCCTACCGCGTCTGGTGGCCTATTGTTCCACAGAAGCGCACTCATGCGTGGAGAAGGCGGCGATGATCGGCCTGGTGAAGCTTCGAGTTCTGGAGCCCGACGAGAAAGGCTCCCTACGAGGCAAACGGCTGGAGGCTGCCATCCGCGAGGACGTGGCTAACGGTCTGGTGCCATTCTTCGTCTCCACCAGCTTCGGGACCACGGGATCCTGCGCCTTCGACAACCTAGTCGAGATCGGTCCCGTGTGCAAGCTCTATCCCAACGTGTGGTTACACGTGGACGGCGCCTACGCAGGAAACGCCTTCATCTGTCCCGAAATGAGGCCCCTGATGGCTGGCATAGAGCACGCGGACTCGTTCAATACGAATCCCAACAAATGGCTGCTGGTAAACTTCGATTGCTCCTGCCTCTGGGTACGCGATCGCGTCAAGTTGACGTCCGCCTTGGTAGTCGATCCTCTGTATCTTCAGCACGCCAGATCGGGAGAGTCGATCGACTATCGTCACTGGGGCATCCCTCTGAGCAGACGTTTCAGGGCCCTCAAGCTCTGGTTCGTGATGAGATCGTACGGGATCACCGGGCTGCAGAAGTACATAAGGAACCACATCCGGCTGGCGAGACGATTCGAGACCCTGATGAGGAAGGACAAGAGGTTCGAGATCACGAACGACGTCAGGGTGGGTCTGGTCTGCTTCAGACTGAAAGAAAGCGACGAGATCAATCAGGAGTTGCTGGCGAACATCAACGCGTCCGGTAGGCTTCACATGATACCGGCCAGAGTGATGGGCAAGTACATACTGCGGTTCTGCGTGATCAAGGAGAACGCTACCGACGACGACATCGACTACGCCGTGGACGTGATCGAGGAACACGCGACGGAGGTGATGCTCGCCCATTACGCTGGTACGGAGGACGAGTTCCGGGCGAAGGGTCCGAAGAGTCCCGCCGCGTTGGACAAGAAGCTGGTGCGCAAGTTCAGCTTCACCAGAAGCGTTACCAGAGACGTTTACAAACGATCCATCTCGAAGTCGAGCCTCCACGACGGCGCGACGCCCATCATGGTCGTCGACGATAACTCGCAGGTCGAGACCATTGAGGAGGACGTGTTCTGCAACAGCAG GTCGTGA